The window GCACCCGGCGCAAGGCTACCGCGCCATGATAACGGTCTCGTCAATGCCGATGGATGAAGAGATGTCCTTCTACGAGTGCCAATACGTGCCGATGCAGTAGGCTCTTGCGCCGCAGCCCCGGCGCGTGTTCAAGCGGGGCATGACAGCAATCCAATCAGACGTTCTCATCATCGGTTCGGGCGCGGCGGGGCTTACGGCGGCGCTGACGCTGGCGGAAAAGTGCAAGGTTCTGGTCCTCGCCAAGGGTACGCTTCACAGCGGCTCGACCGCCTGGGCGCAGGGCGGCATTGCGGCAGTGCTCGATGCGGGCGACACGTTCGAGGACCACATTCGCGATACCATGGTGGCAGGCGCCGGGCTGAATGATCGCGACACGGTCGAATTCGTTATCGAGGGCGCACCTGCCGCGATTGATCGCCTGTGCGAGCTTGGCGTGCCTTTCAATCGCGAGAGCGGCGATTTGCACCTGACGCGCGAGGGCGGCCATTCGCATCGCCGGATCGTCCATGTCGATGATGCGACCGGCTGGGCAGTTCAGGCGGCTCTCCTCAAGGCGGCAGAGGAAAATCCCAACATCACCCTGCTGCCCGATCGCACCTGCGTCGATCTCATCACCGGCCGCAATGCGGAAAAATATTCAGGATCGGGCCGCGTTTGGGGTGCCTATGCGCTCGATGTGACGACCGGAAAGGTGGAAACCTACACCGCCAAGGCCACGATCCTTGCGGCAGGCGGCGCGGGCCGCGTCTACCAGTTTTCGACCGCTCCGCGCGGCGCGACGGGAGACGGGATCGCGATGGCCTGGCGGGCAGGCGCGCGCGTGTCCAACATGGAAATGATGCAGTTCCACCCGACCTGCCTTTACAATCTGGAGGTGAAAAACTTCCTCATTACAGAGGCGGTGCGCGGCGAGGGCGGGCGGCTGTTCCACCCCGAAACCGGTCACCGCTTCATGGAGGATTACGACGCCGAGCGGATGGAGCTTGCTCCGCGCGATGTGGTTGCCCGCGCGATCGACGACCAGATCAAGCGCTACGGCCTCGATTACGTCCATCTCGACATCAGCCACATGCCCGCCGATTTCGTGACGCATCATTTCCCGACCATTCATGAAAAGCTGATGGGGCTGGGGATCGATATGACCAAGGGGCCGATCCCTGTCGTGCCCGCACAGCATTACACCTGCGGCGGCGTGGTGATCGATCTGGACGGACGCACCGATTTGCCCGGCCTCTATGCTGCGGGCGAAGTCACTGAAAGCGGCCTGCACGGCGCCAATCGCCTCGCGTCCAATTCCCTGCTCGAATGCTTCGTGTTCGGAGAAGCGGCGGGCAAGCATATCCTCGAAAACTGGGACGGGTTCGAAGCGCCGCCAGCGATCCGCGAATGGGATGAAAGCCGCGTCACCGATTCGGACGAGGAAGTCGTCATCAAGCAGAACTGGACCGAAATCCGCCGCATGATGTGGAACTATGTCGGCATCGTGCGCACCACCAAGCGGCTGGAACGCGCGGGCAACCGCATCGATCTGCTCGGCGAGGAAATCCGCGACTACTACGGCCACTTCCGCGTGACGACCGACCTCATCGAACTGCGCAACCTCCACCAATGCGCCGACCTGATCGTAAAGAGCGCCCTCAAACGCCACGAAAGCCGCGGGCTGCATTACACGCTCGACTATCCGGAGACAGCGGACGTGGTGGAGGATACGGTGCTGGTGCCTTAGGTTCGGACCGGCTTAACTAGTCCAATCTACAACGGATGAGACCAATCCGGAAGGCTCAACGCTGCGGGCTACATTCAAATACTGAGCACGATATCAGCGATTTCACCTTCGGGGCCGGCAAGAAGCCCACCCCAATCGAGGGTAATCTGCCCGTGGTCCGAAATGATTTGCATGGTGTGATAAGAGGTTTCGGTCGCTGGCGTCCCAGTTCTGTCTAGATACGCGTCATATACAGATGCACTCTGAAGTAGTGCCTCTAAGCGCTCGACAAGCGCAGTGTCGAGCATTTGACTATCATGACCCAGTAATTCGTATTCTGTACGGATCGACCCCCACGGATCCAACTGACGGATTTGCGCGAGCTGCCATAGGCCGTCGCCGTCTTGCCAAGCCAATGTGCTCGCGGTGCGGCTAATGTGGTGAGCTTCCGTGCTTGTGATGACTATCACCGGTTGCTCAGTGGGCATCTCAACGTTGAAGCGGGCCCAGATCTCCAACCCCCTCTCGATCTCCGCAATAGCCTCTGCGTCTGGCAAAACAGCGTCTTGCGCCACAATGGGAGCGATCGGGGCTGGTGTCGCCTGACAGCTAGCGAGAGCAACAAACAGAGTGCACGGGATAAGCCTGACTATCTGCAAATCCCTCAATCCCCCATCATCAGGATGAAGACGAAGGCAAGGAAGGTTCCGCCCAGGAACAGCATCCAGCTCCAGTAGAAATCGAAATCGATCCCGTATTCGGGCAAAACCACATCGACCTGGAAGATGTTCAGCATGCCGCCCGTCGCGCCGCCTGAGCCCATGAACAGGGCGACGATCAAGGCGAGCAATGCGCCGAAGGGTATGGCTTTCAGAAAGGCGATCATGACAAGGCTGGCTCCTGCCTGAAAATGATTGCCCAATGCTTAGCGGCTTCGCCCCTCGCGTCCAGCGCGGGGAGACGAGCGGTGGACAAATCGAACGAAAATTTCACGCCCGGATTCGATTGATTCACGGATCGCTCATTTTGAATCGCATTTGTGAAACTGCACAGATTTTTTTCCGCAGATTGATTTTACCCCTTGCGCATCGCGCGAGCCGTGGACTTTCCACGCGTCGCGGTGTCTTGTCGTTGCAACACACCGCAAATTCGCGGCACCAATTGGCGGTAAATCGCTTTTAACCCTCTTGCGTCTCACCCGCTGCCGATTCACTATGGGTTGTGGTCGTGACTGCGGGGCTACCCACTAGACCTTGTTTTTCCTCCCTACGTGCGGATTCGCACGAGGGGCCCGGATTCGGCGAATTCCGGCGGAGAGAACAGGGACATTGTGGACGATGCAGTGGGTGATCTGGTGATGGGCGGGGGATAAAGATTCCACGCCCATCCATGTGAAAAAGCGTTGTGAATGACTACATAGGGGTGACAACCCCGAGTCGAACACAAGCGGAACAAAAACGCAGGCGGCTGGGGATCATCCCCACGCCTGGCAGAAACGGGAACGGGGCAAATGGAATTTCGAAACGGAGACGATGCGGCAATGGGACTGGACGAAAACATGACGACCGACGCTCCTGAAAAGCCCGCATCTGAAAAAACAGCTCCGAAAAAGGCAAAGGCAGTAAGCATGGATAAGAAAGACGCCGGAAGCGAAGAGCTGGTGGCCGAAGCTGCCGCTGGCGCCATGGCCGAAGCGACCAAGGCTGCCATGACGGAAGCCGTCAAGCCCAAGAGCGATTCCAAGAGCATCCTGCCGCGCCGTTTCGACGTGAAGATCGACGAATCGCGCGATGCGAACCTGACCGAATTCGGCAAGGAAACGCTCACCGATCGTTACCTGTTGCCGGGTGAGAAATATCAGGACCTGTTCGCCCGCGTCGCCGATTATTATGCGGACGATGCCGAGCATGCGCAGCGCTTGTATGATTACATTTCCAACCTGTGGTTCATGCCCGCAACGCCCGTTCTCTCGAACGGCGGCACCACCCGCGGCCTGCCGATCAGCTGCTACCTGAACTCGGTTTCGGACAGCCTCGATGGCATCGTCGGCACGTGGAACGAGAATGTCTGGCTCGCTTCGAAGGGCGGTGGCATCGGCACCTATTGGGGCAATGTGCGCGGCATTGGTGAGCCGGTTGGCCTCAACGGCAAGACCAGCGGCATCATTCCCTTCGTGCGCGTGATGGACAGCCTCACGCTGGCGATTTCGCAGGGCTCGCTGCGGCGCGGCTCGGCGGCCTGCTATATCGACATCCACCACCCGGAAATCGAGGAATTCCTCGAAATCCGTAAGCCCTCGGGCGACTTCAACCGCAAGGCGCTGAACCTGCACCACGGGGTGCTGGTGACGGACGACTTCATGGAAGCCGTGCGCGCTGGCGAAAGCTACGATCTCGTCTCGCCCAAGGATGGCAGCGTCCGCAAGACGGTGGATGCCCGCTCGCTGTTCCAGAAGCTGGTCGAAACGCGTCTCGCCACGGGTGAGCCCTACATCGTCTTCTCCGACACGGTGAACCGCATGATGCCCAAGCATCACCGCGATCTCGGCCTCAAGGTCTCGACCTCGAACCTGTGTTCGGAAATCACCCTGCCGACAGGTGTCGACCACCTCGGCAACGATCGCACCGCCGTTTGCTGCCTGTCCTCGCTCAACCTCGAAAAGTGGGAAGAGTGGAATGGCGACAAGCAGTTCATCGAAGACGTGATGCGCTTCCTCGACAATGTCCTGCAGGACTATATCGACCGCGCGCCGGACGAGATGGCCCGCGCCAAATATTCCGCTGCGCGAGAGCGTTCGGTCGGCCTCGGCGTCATGGGCTTCCACTCCTTCCTGCAAGCCAAGCAAATCGGCTTCGAAAGCCCGATGGCGAAGGTGTGGAACCTGAAAATGTTCAAGCACATCAATGCCAAGGCGAACGAAGCATCGATGATGCTCGCCAAGGAACGCGGCCCGTGCCCCGATGCAGAGGAAATGGGCGCGATGGAACGCTTCAGCTGCAAGATGGCAATCGCGCCGACCGCGTCGATCTCCATCATCTGCGGCGGCACCAGTGCCTGTATCGAGCCGATCCCGGCGAACATCTACACCCACAAGACCCTGTCGGGCAGCTTCGTGGTGAAGAACCCGCATCTGGAAAAGATCCTCGACAAGAAGTCGAAGAACTCGACCAATGTGTGGAACTCCATCCTCGAGAAGAACGGCAGCGTCCAGCATCTCGACTTCCTGACCGACGAGGAAAAGGCCGCGTTCAAGACCAGCTTCGAAATCGACCAGCGCTGGCTGCTCGAATTCGCCGCCGATCGTGCGCCCTTCATCGATCAGGCGCAGAGCCTCAACCTCTTCATCCCCGCCGATGTCGACAAGTGGGACCTGATGATGCTGCACTTCCAGGCGTGGGAAAAGGGCATCAAGTCGCTCTATTACCTGCGCAGCAAGAGCGTGCAGCGCGCCGGTTTCGCCGGCGGCGTGGAAGCGGACAACACCGCCGATGCGCAGAAGTTCGAGCTGGCCGCAGAGCAGACCGATTACGAGGAATGTCTCGCCTGTCAGTAGGAGGTTTTCGATCCAGGCCGGATCGATACGGAAACACAATCGCCCTCCCGAGCTTAGGCCCGGGAGGGCGATTTGCTTTGTGATGAATTGGTCGTAGGCGGCGCAGCAGAGCTTCCCCGCGCCAGAAATCACCGTTAGGCTCTGCCGTTCCAGCTGACGGGGATGAGGGGACGCGCGTGGACGGGAATATACCGATGATTGTCGGGATCGTGGGCACGGTGCTTGCGGTGCTGGTGTTCGTGAATGGCTGGCGAATGCGCAAATCGGGGCGCTCGGGCGCCGCGCTGGGCTGCGCGCATATGGTGCTGGCGGTGATCTTCGTGCCGATGATCTGGTGGATCATCAACAACCTGCTCACCGCTGCATAGGGGGAGGCAATCATGGACAATGACACGCTGTTTATCTCCGCCATCGTCGTGGTTGGCGTGCTCGCCATTCTCAATGCTTGGCGCGGATCCGTATTGATGCGCGGCGGCGACGTGGCGGGCGCGCGCAAGTTCTTCATCATGGGGCTGACCATGCTGTTCATGGTCGCCTTCGCGATCTATATCAGGCCTGTGGGATGAAACGCCGGGAGGAGAATTCCGCCATGTTCCAGAGAATTGCCATCGCCGTGGGCCTCGCCCTGCTGCTGTCAGCCTGCGCGAGCCAGATCGATGCGGGCGTCTCTGCAGAGCCTGCCGCACCCGGCTTCTGGTGGGGCCTGCTGCACGGATTTATCTTCCCTTGGGCATGGATCGGCTCGCTCTTCAGTGACGACATCGCGGTCTATGCCGTGCCCAATTCGGGCGGCTGGTACGATTTCGGCTTCTTCCTCGGCATCACCGTGCTCGGCGGGGGCAGTTTCTTCGGGTCGAAGAGCAGGGGCTGACACCACAAACGCGAAGCCCGGCCTCGCCAGCCTCCTTGAGGCTTGGCGAGCGCCGGGCTCCTGTTGCTGCCGTCCTCGCGGACTGGCAGAAACTGTAGTTCTATCAGACGGTGGCGTCGGCCTTGTTGCCGAGACCCGTCGGGATGCGTGCGTCCTTTTTCAGGTATACGCGATTGTCGTCCACGCGGTCCACATCGTCCATGCTCAGGAAGTGGTGCATGTCATCCGAGCTGTCCGACTTGGTGAGCTTGATCTTGTCATTCTCCACCGCGTCCACGGTGCCGACATGCTCGCCTTCCGAATTGGTGACTTCCATGTGTTCACTGATGCGTAGCTTCTCAAACATAAAGTAATTAGCCTTTCAAATTAGCGTCTTACTTAACCAACGGAGGGGCGCGGGGCACGTTCCTCAACTCGTCGTTTCTGATGCACGCCTCGTTTTTCGTAAGGCCTTTTTAACCAATCCGGGCGTATGGAAATCGCATGGGTAGCAGAGCCAACAAACGCTTTCCGACGCACCATGGATACGGCGAGATCGGCGTGTCGCGGTTTTTCGTCCTTTACGTCGCGCAAGTGGCGTGGTTCGGGCTGGGCATCTACCTGTATGCGGACGCCTATTGGCCTTCGACCTGTCAGCCACAGAACCTGCTGGAGATCTACGGTTGCTCGATGCGGCTGCCCGAAAACGGCGGCTGGCGCGAGGCCGGTCTGCTGACCTGGCTGTGGG is drawn from Aurantiacibacter sp. MUD61 and contains these coding sequences:
- the nadB gene encoding L-aspartate oxidase, which translates into the protein MTAIQSDVLIIGSGAAGLTAALTLAEKCKVLVLAKGTLHSGSTAWAQGGIAAVLDAGDTFEDHIRDTMVAGAGLNDRDTVEFVIEGAPAAIDRLCELGVPFNRESGDLHLTREGGHSHRRIVHVDDATGWAVQAALLKAAEENPNITLLPDRTCVDLITGRNAEKYSGSGRVWGAYALDVTTGKVETYTAKATILAAGGAGRVYQFSTAPRGATGDGIAMAWRAGARVSNMEMMQFHPTCLYNLEVKNFLITEAVRGEGGRLFHPETGHRFMEDYDAERMELAPRDVVARAIDDQIKRYGLDYVHLDISHMPADFVTHHFPTIHEKLMGLGIDMTKGPIPVVPAQHYTCGGVVIDLDGRTDLPGLYAAGEVTESGLHGANRLASNSLLECFVFGEAAGKHILENWDGFEAPPAIREWDESRVTDSDEEVVIKQNWTEIRRMMWNYVGIVRTTKRLERAGNRIDLLGEEIRDYYGHFRVTTDLIELRNLHQCADLIVKSALKRHESRGLHYTLDYPETADVVEDTVLVP
- a CDS encoding ribonucleoside-diphosphate reductase subunit alpha, whose product is MEFRNGDDAAMGLDENMTTDAPEKPASEKTAPKKAKAVSMDKKDAGSEELVAEAAAGAMAEATKAAMTEAVKPKSDSKSILPRRFDVKIDESRDANLTEFGKETLTDRYLLPGEKYQDLFARVADYYADDAEHAQRLYDYISNLWFMPATPVLSNGGTTRGLPISCYLNSVSDSLDGIVGTWNENVWLASKGGGIGTYWGNVRGIGEPVGLNGKTSGIIPFVRVMDSLTLAISQGSLRRGSAACYIDIHHPEIEEFLEIRKPSGDFNRKALNLHHGVLVTDDFMEAVRAGESYDLVSPKDGSVRKTVDARSLFQKLVETRLATGEPYIVFSDTVNRMMPKHHRDLGLKVSTSNLCSEITLPTGVDHLGNDRTAVCCLSSLNLEKWEEWNGDKQFIEDVMRFLDNVLQDYIDRAPDEMARAKYSAARERSVGLGVMGFHSFLQAKQIGFESPMAKVWNLKMFKHINAKANEASMMLAKERGPCPDAEEMGAMERFSCKMAIAPTASISIICGGTSACIEPIPANIYTHKTLSGSFVVKNPHLEKILDKKSKNSTNVWNSILEKNGSVQHLDFLTDEEKAAFKTSFEIDQRWLLEFAADRAPFIDQAQSLNLFIPADVDKWDLMMLHFQAWEKGIKSLYYLRSKSVQRAGFAGGVEADNTADAQKFELAAEQTDYEECLACQ
- a CDS encoding DUF2171 domain-containing protein — its product is MFEKLRISEHMEVTNSEGEHVGTVDAVENDKIKLTKSDSSDDMHHFLSMDDVDRVDDNRVYLKKDARIPTGLGNKADATV